The window ATGGATGACAATTTAATGATGATATGGCAGAAATGCCTTCAGTTTATGCGTGATAATCTCAACGCAGCTGAAGACAATTCTGACCTGAAAAAACTTGAAAAATCTTTCGATATGTTATTCGATAAGGTACAGCCGCTTTCATTAGTAGCGAACAACCTTACGTTGATCGTACCGAGCGATTTTTACAAGGAATACATAGAGGACAACTACCTGTCCTTACTTTCTGCTGCCCTGAAGAAAAATATTGGAAAAGGAGTGAAATTATGGTACTCTGTAATGGAAAACAGACCAAAAGGTGAAGAAAAACCTGTTACCATGAACATCAAGGGACAAAGCGTTCCTACTCCAAAAACACAGGAAACAATGCCACAGGGATTCTCTGCTAATATCGTGAACCCTTTTGTCGTTCCTGGAATCAGAAAAGTAAATATAGATTCTAACCTGAAACCTGACTATTCTTTTGATAGTTATGTAGAAGGGGAAAGCAATAAATTTGCAGCCACTGTAGCCAGATCCATTGCAAAAAGACCTGGTGCAACAGCTTTCAACCCGTTATTCCTTTATGGAGGATACGGAGTAGGAAAAACCCACTTGGGACAGGCTGTAGGGCTTGAAGTAAAAAACCAGTTTCCAGATAAAGTAGTTCTTTATCTGTCTTCCGAAAAGTTTATCCAGCAGTTTATCTCTGCGGCCAAAGCGCATAAGCAGACTGAATTTGCCAATTTCTACCAAATGGTAGATGTACTGATTATTGATGATATTCAGTTCTTATCCGGAAAATCAGCCACACAGGATAGTTTCTTCCATATTTTTGATCATCTGCATCAGAACGGAAAACAGATTATCCTTACTTCTGATAAAGCACCCGCAGATATTATGGATATCCAGGACAGAATTGTTTCCCGCTTCAAATGGGGACTTTCTGCAGAAATAAAATCTCCTGATTTATCTACAAGAAGACAAATTATTGAAGATAAGCTAAGTAGGGATGGGATCGTTCTTCCGGGGGATATGCTTGACTTCCTCGCTGTAGAAACAAAGACCAACGTGAGAGAGCTTATTGGGGTTATCAATTCCGTGATTGCTTACTCTACTGTCTATAAAAGAGATCTAAGTCTTGAGTTATTAAAGGAAACCATCAACAGAATTGCGGCTAACCAAAAGAAGGTCATCAATATTCCTTACATTCAGGAAGTGGTTTGTGATTATTTTGGAATCAAAAAAGAGCAGCTGCTTTCAAAGACGAGAAAAAGAGAGATTGCATTACCAAGACAGCTTGCGATGTATTTTTCCAAAGAATTTACCAATTCTACATTTACTAAAATTGGAGAGGAGATGGGAGGAAAAGATCACTCTACAGTAATGTACGCCTGTGATACCATAAAAGACGTTTCTAAAATTGATAAAGAAATCAAAAAGTACGTAAAAGACCTTACAGAAAGAATCAAACAATAATAGTGTTGAGCTGAAATAAATTAAAATGAAGGATAGTGGTATTCTTCATTTTTTATTTAGTTTTGTCGTGAAAAAGACACTTTTATAAATAAAAAGCCTATGAAAATATTAATGGTTTGTCTGGGAAATATATGCAGAAGCCCGCTGGCAGAAGGAATTATGAAAGCAAAGCTGCCGGATCATTATACGGTAGACTCAGCCGGAACTATTTCAATGCATGAAGGGGAGCATCCTGACAAAAGAGCCATTACAACTGCTGCTAATCATCACATTGACATATCCGGGCAAAAATCCAGACCCATCACCAGAAAGGATTTTGAAACCTTTGATAAGATCTACTGTATGGATATAGATGTATTTGAAGATGTGGTTTCTAAAACTAAAAATGAAGAAGAACGTCAGAAAGTATCATTATTTTTAGAAGTATTGGGAGATCACGAAAATGCTGAGGTTCCGGATCCCTATTGGGGAGATATGAAAGATTTTGAAAATGTTTTCCAGCTTTTGGATAAAGGATGTGAAGTTATCAGAAACCAAATATCAAACTAATAATCATGAAAAAACTCTTGTTATTGCTTTTATTAAGCGGTAATTTCTTTTTTGGCCAGGCCAGGGATGAAGCCGAAATCCGAAAAGTAATGGATGACTTCATGGGATGTATCAAATCCAGAGATGA of the Chryseobacterium aureum genome contains:
- the dnaA gene encoding chromosomal replication initiator protein DnaA; this encodes MDDNLMMIWQKCLQFMRDNLNAAEDNSDLKKLEKSFDMLFDKVQPLSLVANNLTLIVPSDFYKEYIEDNYLSLLSAALKKNIGKGVKLWYSVMENRPKGEEKPVTMNIKGQSVPTPKTQETMPQGFSANIVNPFVVPGIRKVNIDSNLKPDYSFDSYVEGESNKFAATVARSIAKRPGATAFNPLFLYGGYGVGKTHLGQAVGLEVKNQFPDKVVLYLSSEKFIQQFISAAKAHKQTEFANFYQMVDVLIIDDIQFLSGKSATQDSFFHIFDHLHQNGKQIILTSDKAPADIMDIQDRIVSRFKWGLSAEIKSPDLSTRRQIIEDKLSRDGIVLPGDMLDFLAVETKTNVRELIGVINSVIAYSTVYKRDLSLELLKETINRIAANQKKVINIPYIQEVVCDYFGIKKEQLLSKTRKREIALPRQLAMYFSKEFTNSTFTKIGEEMGGKDHSTVMYACDTIKDVSKIDKEIKKYVKDLTERIKQ
- a CDS encoding low molecular weight protein-tyrosine-phosphatase, which translates into the protein MKILMVCLGNICRSPLAEGIMKAKLPDHYTVDSAGTISMHEGEHPDKRAITTAANHHIDISGQKSRPITRKDFETFDKIYCMDIDVFEDVVSKTKNEEERQKVSLFLEVLGDHENAEVPDPYWGDMKDFENVFQLLDKGCEVIRNQISN